The following are encoded in a window of Salmo trutta chromosome 27, fSalTru1.1, whole genome shotgun sequence genomic DNA:
- the LOC115164437 gene encoding phosphoinositide-3-kinase-interacting protein 1 gives MFFSLHFVLLSMALADRTPNAEDCIKSNGVEYRGEQQSSYTGLTCLNWTNTTRDYDVMAYRDSQMGIGEHNYCRNPDSSEKPWCYVTGPDAEAQRQSCAIDTCKDEAPTEAEASEAGPLTTAQTEIFEPAKSGHGQGGGNAVQPVMGIIQRVRTGPKKKKDLGTLGYVVGILMMAIIILLGVGITFGYFYKRGRDLKKQHEQRVYEREMQRITLPLSAFSNPTCELLDENTIVITAEKQTPTQDGMVGEGEDPLMGQQAGTPGA, from the exons ATGTTTTTCTCGCTGCACTTTGTTTTGCTAAGCATGGCTTTAGCGGACAGAACACCCAATGCTGAAG ACTGCATCAAATCCAACGGTGTAGAGTACAGGGGGGAGCAACAGAGCTCCTACACAGGACTAACCTGTCTGAACTGGACCAACACAACCCGGGACTATGATGTTATGGCGTATAGAGATTCACAAATGG GTATTGGGGAACATAACTACTGCCGTAACCCAGACTCCTCTGAGAAGCCCTGGTGCTACGTGACTGGCCCAGATGCTGAGGCACAGAGACAATCATGTGCCATTGACACCTGCAAAG ACGAAGCCCCTACAGAGGCAGAAGCATCAGAGGCAGGCCCCCTCACCACAGCACAGACAGAGATCTTTGAGCCGGCCAAGTCTGGGCATGGCCAGGGAGGGGGTAATGCGGTCCAGCCAGTCATGGGCATCATCCAGAGGGTACGCACAGGACCCAAGAAGAAGAAGGACCTGGGCACTCTTG GCTATGTGGTTGGTATCCTCATGATGGCTATTATCATCCTCCTCGGGGTGGGCATCACCTTCGGATACTTCTACAAGAG AGGTCGGGACCTGAAGAAGCAGCATGAGCAGCGTGTGTATGAGCGGGAGATGCAGAGGATCACCCTGCCCCTGTCGGCCTTCTCCAACCCAACCTGTGAGTTGCTGGATGAAAACACCATCGTCATCACGGCCGAGAAGCAGACCCCCACCCAGGATGGCAtggtaggagagggggaagacCCCCTGATGGGCCAGCAGGCTGGTACACCAGGAGCCTGA